One Frankia alni ACN14a DNA window includes the following coding sequences:
- a CDS encoding phytanoyl-CoA dioxygenase family protein, producing MDALDDGVLEKAAVQYAEQGFAVFRNVVPQDLLGEVADHVEWLSRRYPDLRPEHFHHPLIRNDAFWARLVSYPLLVDIAEYFLGPDLACFTAHYICKPPYDGQPVLWHQDGAYWSLSPMEALTVWLAVDESNTKNGCLRMIPGSHVLPLHKPTARTDEPNMLFSICNEDLVREWSQERGVVDIELQPGDVSIHHPNLLHCSEANTSPRRRCGLDIGYISTSTRISSEGVYLDPLLVRGAADSGVNNYRLFPPYHPDETIPFRGRDEWDEHLVALNEKLRPRARDLPGRSPIETTRHMIDRLRDGTVKR from the coding sequence ATGGACGCACTCGACGACGGCGTTCTGGAAAAGGCCGCGGTCCAGTACGCCGAACAAGGATTCGCCGTTTTCCGCAACGTGGTGCCACAGGATCTCCTGGGCGAGGTTGCCGACCACGTCGAATGGCTCTCCCGGCGCTATCCGGACCTGCGTCCCGAGCACTTCCACCACCCCCTCATCCGCAACGACGCCTTCTGGGCCCGCCTGGTCTCATACCCCCTCCTCGTGGACATCGCCGAGTACTTCCTCGGCCCCGACCTGGCGTGCTTCACCGCCCATTACATCTGCAAACCCCCGTACGACGGCCAGCCCGTGCTATGGCACCAGGACGGGGCCTACTGGTCGCTGTCCCCGATGGAGGCCCTGACGGTCTGGCTGGCCGTCGACGAGAGCAACACGAAGAACGGCTGCCTCCGCATGATCCCCGGTAGCCACGTACTTCCCCTGCACAAGCCGACGGCACGCACGGACGAGCCAAACATGCTCTTCTCCATCTGCAACGAGGACCTGGTGCGGGAATGGAGCCAGGAGCGTGGAGTCGTGGACATCGAGCTCCAGCCCGGCGACGTCTCCATTCACCACCCGAACCTGCTGCACTGCTCCGAGGCAAACACTTCCCCCCGGCGGCGGTGCGGTCTCGACATCGGCTACATATCGACCAGCACCCGTATCAGCAGTGAGGGCGTCTACCTCGATCCGCTGCTCGTACGAGGCGCCGCCGACAGCGGTGTCAACAACTACCGGCTCTTTCCGCCCTACCACCCGGACGAGACCATTCCGTTTCGCGGTCGGGACGAGTGGGACGAGCATCTGGTCGCTCTGAACGAGAAACTGCGACCGCGGGCGCGGGACCTTCCCGGACGGAGCCCGATCGAAACAACGCGACACATGATCGATCGACTTCGCGACGGCACCGTCAAACGCTGA
- a CDS encoding cytochrome P450 has product MRLSPGAASDVDLDRLDLFDLDLYSSGDPHAIWEVMRAQAPLHHQVLADGRAFWSVTRYDDVRAVLGDHRRFTSERGTVVTHLGEDDLTAGKLMTSTDPPRHTQVRRAIGTRLTARAVASRQNQIRQAIVRFLEPLLDGGTDDLAERALRLPMVVAGPLLGIPERDWDELVQLTAMVTAPSDPHFQCGGRAATLAIAHHEIVTYVTDWVRRRRSSGERDGSLLDHLMSVRAGDAPLTDEEIAYDGYSLLLGANVTTPHTISGTVLALVELPEQFDKAQADPTLVPSLVEEGLRWTSAACNFMRYAACDTEIGGGTVRRGDAVVAWIASANRDESRFADPHEFDLTRDANRHVAFGVGPHYCIGAPLARLTAQIFFDELLDRCASIELGGAPEHLRSYFIAGMTHLPVVARKRRSS; this is encoded by the coding sequence ATGCGGCTGAGCCCGGGCGCCGCCAGCGACGTCGACCTCGACCGGCTCGACCTGTTCGACCTCGACCTCTACTCCTCGGGCGATCCGCACGCGATCTGGGAGGTGATGCGGGCCCAGGCGCCGCTGCACCACCAGGTGCTGGCGGACGGCCGGGCGTTCTGGTCGGTGACCCGCTACGACGATGTCCGCGCGGTGCTCGGCGACCACCGCCGATTCACCTCCGAGCGCGGCACCGTCGTCACCCATCTCGGCGAGGACGACCTCACCGCCGGCAAGCTGATGACCTCCACCGACCCGCCGCGGCACACCCAGGTGCGCCGGGCGATCGGCACCCGGCTCACGGCCCGGGCGGTGGCCAGCCGGCAGAACCAGATCCGGCAGGCGATCGTGCGTTTCCTCGAACCTCTCCTCGACGGCGGCACCGACGACCTGGCGGAGCGCGCGCTGCGCCTACCGATGGTCGTCGCGGGCCCGTTGCTGGGGATCCCGGAACGGGACTGGGACGAGCTGGTCCAGTTGACGGCGATGGTGACGGCTCCCTCGGATCCGCACTTCCAGTGCGGCGGCCGGGCCGCGACGCTGGCCATCGCCCACCACGAGATCGTCACCTACGTCACCGACTGGGTGCGGCGGCGGCGCTCTTCGGGGGAGCGGGACGGCAGCCTGCTCGACCATCTGATGAGCGTGCGGGCGGGCGACGCGCCGCTGACGGACGAGGAGATCGCCTACGACGGCTACAGCCTGCTGCTGGGAGCCAACGTCACGACGCCCCACACCATCTCGGGCACGGTGCTCGCGCTCGTCGAGCTGCCCGAGCAGTTCGACAAGGCGCAGGCCGACCCGACGCTGGTGCCCTCGCTGGTGGAGGAGGGCCTGCGATGGACCTCGGCCGCATGCAACTTCATGCGGTACGCGGCGTGCGACACCGAGATCGGCGGCGGCACGGTCCGCAGGGGTGACGCGGTCGTCGCGTGGATCGCGTCGGCGAACCGGGACGAGTCGCGGTTCGCCGACCCGCACGAGTTCGACCTCACCCGCGACGCCAACCGTCATGTCGCCTTCGGGGTCGGGCCGCACTACTGCATCGGTGCGCCGCTGGCACGGCTGACGGCGCAGATCTTCTTCGACGAGCTGCTGGACCGGTGCGCGTCGATCGAGCTCGGCGGCGCGCCCGAGCACCTGCGGTCCTACTTCATCGCCGGGATGACGCACCTTCCCGTCGTCGCGCGGAAGCGGAGGTCGTCATGA
- a CDS encoding thioesterase II family protein, whose protein sequence is MTSGGTAAVSARSVPSRWFVRGPSTEHASRLFCFPYSGTGASAFSSWPAALAQVEVCPLQFPGRENRLGEPHYGTYENLVADLVKALRQRLDRPFAFFGHCAGAVVAYETALRLADLGLPTPACLFVSGQAAPHEVPRDRMLDMTDDELRAELAQFVRGRGIEPRPDMIEVGLSVLLGDLAAARAYRRDRPVAVRSPVVVLHWRDDPEVTLDELQSWHQYSDAVDIRIVDGGHHDFTHAPDELRSLLTRWR, encoded by the coding sequence ATGACATCCGGCGGCACCGCGGCAGTGTCCGCCAGGTCCGTCCCGTCCCGGTGGTTCGTCCGTGGGCCGTCCACCGAGCACGCCTCCCGACTGTTCTGCTTCCCCTACTCCGGCACCGGTGCGTCGGCGTTCAGTTCCTGGCCGGCCGCGCTGGCGCAGGTTGAGGTGTGCCCGCTGCAGTTTCCCGGCCGGGAGAACCGACTGGGTGAACCGCATTACGGCACCTACGAGAACCTGGTCGCCGACCTGGTCAAGGCGTTGCGACAGCGGCTGGACCGACCGTTCGCGTTCTTCGGGCACTGTGCGGGAGCGGTGGTCGCCTACGAGACCGCGCTTCGCCTCGCCGACCTGGGGCTGCCCACACCGGCCTGCCTGTTCGTCTCGGGCCAGGCGGCGCCGCACGAGGTCCCGCGCGACCGGATGCTCGACATGACCGACGACGAGCTGCGCGCCGAGCTGGCGCAGTTCGTGCGCGGCCGGGGGATCGAGCCACGGCCGGACATGATCGAGGTCGGCCTGTCCGTCCTCCTGGGGGATCTCGCGGCCGCACGCGCCTACCGGCGGGACAGGCCGGTCGCCGTGCGCAGCCCCGTCGTCGTCCTGCACTGGCGGGATGACCCGGAGGTGACCCTCGACGAGCTCCAGAGCTGGCACCAGTACTCGGATGCGGTCGACATCCGCATCGTCGACGGCGGTCATCACGATTTCACTCATGCGCCCGACGAACTGCGCTCCCTGCTGACCCGATGGCGATGA
- a CDS encoding type I polyketide synthase, with protein MSGAATDIAVVGMSCRFPGVRNPAEFWRLLVDGGSTIGRLPERRAPGPQAGSHPDAVTVTSGSFLDSVDTFDAEFFSIGSAEAAAMDPVQRLGLELAWEAVEDARIAAPNLAGREIDVLVGAASSGYDVLRRLTGSDRDDHYAAIGSSGALIANRISGLLDLRGLSLCADSGQSSSLVSLALACDRIRGGATDAALVGGVNLIVDPEAGLGIANLGVLSPEGRCSPFDERAGGYVRGEGGVFVLLKRLDLALADGDRIYATVRGWGVGNGGASARMPDPSPQGQAAAVLSALRSADVAFDGIDYVEAHGTGTRRGDPAELAGLREVFRQTGRGRPLVIGSAKANVGHLEPAAGIVGFVKAVLCLRHAHLVPTPNFRSPNPDVADFDRDFEVLCAARPWPEEAGRPRRAGVSAFGMGGTVAHVVLDEACGAETTPGGPRPSGQVPDARAAVAGPAGVQRGGVLPWVLSARSEPALREQAARLRAFVAADSSLSDVDVAASLVSTRALFEHRAVVLGGDRAQLLAGLDGLAAGEDSAWVVRGVADAAAGPVVLVFPGQGSQWEGMGRRLYAESKVFAQGIDDCAQALAPWVDWSLVDVVTGADSTPWLDRVDVVQPMLFALMVSLARVWQSWGVVPDVVAGHSQGEMAAACVAGAIPLADAARLVVLRSQALRVLSGLRGGMCAVSAPLEWVRGRLERWPGRLGVGAVNGPSSVVVSGDGAALDEFAALAAAEGVRAGRVRIDYASHSHHVDSVRDQMLADTATLVPRATAVEFHSTVTGGPLDTQALDGSYWYDNLRSPVLFGAVIERLMRERGGVFVEVGPHPLLTVAMAETADALVAAPPVVATLHKDDPGVSRILESLAELHVRGVPVNWDAVIAADRPRRVDLPTYPFQRRRHWLTAGEDAGAAPCSAAAVAVFVGAAASPSPSGPATPERSAAAAGLDSESAVLRLVCAETAAVLGRRGAGPTGAELAARATDTFKDLGFDSAMAVRLRNRLTAAAGVRLSATAAFSHPTPHLLGRHIHALLQPAEPDLPETPRGDIPETEAGDVSEACRDSDLYELIDRGYV; from the coding sequence ATGAGTGGCGCAGCCACCGATATCGCGGTTGTCGGAATGTCCTGCCGTTTCCCCGGTGTGCGTAATCCGGCCGAGTTCTGGCGCCTGCTGGTCGACGGCGGGTCGACGATCGGGCGTCTGCCCGAGCGCCGGGCCCCTGGCCCACAGGCCGGGTCGCACCCGGATGCCGTCACCGTCACCTCGGGGTCGTTCCTCGACTCCGTCGACACCTTCGACGCCGAGTTCTTCTCGATCGGGTCGGCGGAGGCGGCGGCGATGGACCCCGTGCAGCGACTGGGACTGGAGCTCGCCTGGGAGGCCGTGGAGGACGCCCGGATCGCGGCGCCCAACCTCGCCGGCCGGGAGATCGACGTCCTGGTCGGCGCCGCGTCCTCCGGGTACGACGTCCTGCGCCGGCTGACCGGCAGCGACCGGGACGACCACTACGCCGCGATCGGTTCCAGCGGCGCGCTGATCGCGAACCGTATCTCGGGCCTGCTTGACCTGCGCGGCCTGAGTCTCTGCGCGGACTCGGGTCAGTCCTCGTCGCTGGTGTCGTTGGCGTTGGCCTGCGACCGGATCCGCGGTGGTGCGACCGACGCGGCGCTCGTCGGCGGTGTGAACCTGATCGTCGACCCGGAGGCGGGCCTGGGGATTGCGAACCTGGGCGTCCTGTCGCCCGAGGGGCGCTGCAGCCCCTTCGACGAGCGGGCCGGCGGCTACGTCCGGGGTGAGGGCGGGGTCTTCGTGCTGCTGAAGCGGCTCGACCTCGCGCTGGCCGACGGTGATCGCATCTACGCCACGGTCCGCGGCTGGGGAGTCGGCAACGGTGGCGCGTCGGCGCGGATGCCGGATCCAAGCCCGCAGGGTCAGGCGGCGGCCGTGCTGTCCGCCCTGCGCAGCGCGGACGTCGCGTTCGACGGCATCGACTACGTCGAGGCACACGGCACCGGCACCCGACGCGGAGATCCGGCGGAGCTTGCCGGTCTGCGCGAGGTGTTTCGGCAGACCGGCCGCGGGCGCCCGCTGGTGATCGGGTCGGCGAAGGCGAACGTCGGCCACCTGGAGCCGGCCGCGGGCATCGTGGGCTTCGTCAAGGCGGTGCTCTGCCTGCGTCACGCCCACCTGGTCCCGACGCCGAACTTCCGGTCGCCGAACCCGGACGTGGCGGACTTCGACCGGGACTTCGAGGTCCTGTGCGCGGCGCGGCCCTGGCCGGAGGAGGCGGGTCGGCCCAGACGGGCAGGGGTGTCGGCGTTCGGAATGGGCGGCACGGTCGCCCATGTGGTTCTCGACGAGGCGTGCGGGGCGGAGACGACGCCCGGCGGGCCGCGGCCCAGCGGGCAGGTGCCGGACGCGCGCGCCGCGGTCGCCGGTCCGGCCGGCGTGCAGCGGGGCGGGGTGCTGCCCTGGGTGCTCTCGGCCCGGTCGGAACCGGCGCTGCGCGAGCAGGCGGCGCGGCTGCGCGCCTTCGTGGCGGCGGACTCGTCCCTGTCGGACGTCGACGTGGCCGCGTCCCTGGTGTCGACGCGCGCGTTGTTCGAGCACCGGGCGGTGGTGCTCGGCGGCGACCGAGCCCAGCTGCTGGCCGGCCTGGACGGACTGGCCGCGGGCGAGGACTCGGCGTGGGTGGTGCGCGGGGTGGCCGACGCCGCGGCGGGGCCGGTCGTCCTGGTGTTTCCCGGCCAGGGGTCGCAGTGGGAGGGCATGGGCCGGCGGCTGTACGCCGAGTCGAAGGTCTTCGCGCAGGGAATCGACGACTGTGCGCAGGCACTGGCGCCCTGGGTCGACTGGTCGCTGGTGGATGTGGTGACCGGCGCGGACTCCACGCCGTGGCTGGACCGGGTGGACGTCGTCCAGCCGATGCTGTTCGCGCTGATGGTGTCGCTGGCACGGGTGTGGCAGTCCTGGGGAGTGGTGCCCGACGTCGTGGCGGGGCACTCCCAGGGTGAGATGGCGGCCGCGTGCGTCGCGGGTGCGATCCCGCTGGCGGACGCGGCCCGGCTCGTCGTGCTGCGCAGTCAGGCGCTGCGCGTGCTGTCCGGTCTGCGCGGCGGGATGTGCGCGGTCTCGGCGCCCCTGGAGTGGGTGCGCGGCCGGCTGGAGCGGTGGCCCGGTCGGCTCGGCGTGGGCGCGGTGAACGGGCCGTCGTCGGTGGTGGTCTCCGGGGACGGCGCGGCGTTGGACGAGTTCGCCGCCCTGGCCGCCGCCGAGGGCGTGCGGGCGGGGCGGGTCAGGATCGACTACGCGTCGCACTCCCACCATGTGGACAGCGTCCGTGATCAGATGCTGGCGGACACCGCGACTCTGGTGCCCCGCGCCACTGCCGTGGAGTTCCACTCCACGGTGACCGGCGGGCCGCTCGACACGCAAGCCCTCGACGGCTCGTACTGGTACGACAACCTGCGTTCACCAGTGCTGTTCGGTGCGGTGATCGAGCGGCTGATGCGTGAACGCGGCGGCGTGTTCGTCGAGGTCGGCCCGCATCCCCTGCTGACGGTGGCGATGGCGGAGACCGCGGACGCGCTGGTCGCCGCCCCACCCGTGGTGGCCACCCTGCACAAGGACGACCCGGGGGTGAGCCGGATCCTGGAGTCGCTGGCCGAGCTGCACGTGCGGGGAGTGCCGGTGAACTGGGACGCGGTGATCGCCGCGGATCGGCCGCGCCGCGTCGACCTGCCGACCTACCCGTTCCAGCGACGACGTCACTGGCTCACGGCGGGCGAGGACGCCGGCGCCGCCCCTTGCAGCGCCGCAGCTGTCGCCGTGTTCGTGGGCGCGGCGGCGTCCCCGTCGCCGTCCGGGCCGGCGACGCCGGAGCGCTCCGCCGCGGCGGCGGGGCTCGACTCCGAGTCGGCGGTGCTCAGGCTCGTGTGCGCGGAGACGGCGGCGGTACTGGGCCGCCGGGGAGCGGGCCCGACCGGCGCCGAGCTCGCGGCGAGGGCGACGGACACCTTCAAGGATCTCGGGTTCGACTCCGCGATGGCGGTGCGGCTGCGTAACCGGCTCACCGCGGCGGCCGGGGTCCGGCTGTCCGCGACCGCGGCGTTCTCCCATCCCACTCCGCACCTGCTTGGCCGGCACATTCACGCCCTCCTCCAGCCCGCGGAGCCGGACCTCCCGGAAACGCCGCGGGGAGATATCCCGGAAACGGAGGCGGGAGATGTCTCGGAGGCGTGCCGGGACAGTGACCTCTACGAACTGATTGACCGCGGATACGTCTAG
- a CDS encoding putative nonproteinogenic amino acid hydroxylase, which yields MLKSQRLATLPIDSYDLDSELSIVDQHNYQGEYDAFTFGTWSAHALANGSGAEYDLSFRPHSDRLTRTELGSRLPGIMALVTDHFPLDRLQWVRIFSLRDGIIAPHVDFLEFARPGTRLQIPLRTTAESLHSENDVVYHLRRGEVWQIHTTDPHSALSAAGAPRLSLCLDFAGSDEPVKIRGDVPATEPIHIVDRPAPTETELEELLTCGNALATGSMRHDFRRFAALHFARRAHAAAAFDWFEQAAARTGDPAAVAKARAFRTYCIEKRSYGEAFAW from the coding sequence TTGCTTAAGTCGCAACGCCTGGCGACCCTACCCATCGACTCGTACGACCTTGATTCCGAGCTGTCGATCGTCGATCAGCACAACTACCAGGGAGAATATGACGCGTTCACCTTCGGAACGTGGTCGGCCCATGCGCTGGCCAACGGCAGCGGGGCGGAGTACGACCTCAGCTTCCGCCCACACAGCGACCGGCTGACCCGCACGGAACTAGGCAGCCGGCTACCCGGGATCATGGCCCTGGTGACCGATCACTTTCCACTCGATCGGCTGCAGTGGGTCCGCATCTTCAGCCTTCGCGACGGCATCATCGCCCCGCATGTCGACTTTCTCGAGTTCGCCCGGCCGGGCACCAGGCTGCAGATTCCGCTGCGCACCACCGCCGAGTCCCTGCACTCCGAGAACGACGTCGTCTACCACCTGCGGCGCGGCGAGGTATGGCAGATCCACACGACCGATCCGCACTCGGCCCTCAGCGCCGCCGGCGCCCCGCGGCTCTCGCTGTGCCTCGACTTCGCGGGCTCCGACGAGCCCGTGAAGATCCGCGGCGACGTTCCCGCGACCGAGCCCATTCACATCGTGGACCGGCCAGCGCCCACCGAGACGGAGCTCGAAGAGCTTCTGACCTGCGGAAACGCCCTGGCAACGGGCTCCATGCGCCACGACTTCCGCCGGTTCGCCGCGCTGCACTTCGCCCGGCGCGCGCATGCCGCCGCGGCGTTCGACTGGTTCGAGCAGGCCGCCGCACGCACCGGCGACCCGGCCGCCGTCGCGAAGGCCCGGGCATTTCGCACCTACTGCATCGAGAAGCGGAGCTACGGCGAGGCGTTCGCCTGGTGA
- a CDS encoding phosphopantetheine-binding protein, giving the protein MELSPQARGAGRKSDEVMTHTAHADGMTPLAAQVSALWSEYLDGREVTADDDFFALGGNSLIGIRILDRVTVDFGVELSVRAFYMAQTPARVAALIEQERRQPCG; this is encoded by the coding sequence ATGGAACTGTCGCCGCAGGCCCGTGGAGCGGGCAGGAAGAGTGATGAAGTCATGACGCACACCGCGCACGCGGACGGGATGACGCCCCTGGCAGCGCAGGTCTCGGCGCTGTGGTCGGAATATCTCGACGGTCGTGAGGTGACGGCCGACGATGATTTCTTCGCACTGGGCGGAAACTCGCTCATCGGAATCCGGATTCTCGACCGGGTGACCGTGGACTTCGGCGTGGAGCTGTCCGTGCGCGCCTTCTACATGGCGCAGACGCCCGCGCGGGTCGCCGCGCTCATCGAGCAGGAGAGGAGGCAACCATGCGGCTGA